Proteins from one Chitinophaga oryzae genomic window:
- the idi gene encoding isopentenyl-diphosphate Delta-isomerase, whose protein sequence is MNQPEVILVTESDEAIGTMEKMEAHRRGLLHRAFSVFILNDAGDILLQQRALGKYHSPGLWTNACCSHPLPGETTPAAAHRRLMEEMGFDCPLEEIFSFTYRTSFDNGLIEHEFDHVLIGTHNGAIHPDSAEVNDYRYMSANQILERMEQEPASFTSWFHLALPRVLQHLKMSVTTAGM, encoded by the coding sequence ATGAATCAACCTGAAGTAATACTAGTGACTGAATCCGACGAAGCTATTGGTACCATGGAAAAAATGGAGGCGCATCGCAGGGGCCTGTTGCATCGCGCATTTTCGGTATTTATTTTAAATGATGCCGGAGATATCCTGTTGCAACAAAGGGCGCTGGGAAAGTATCATTCTCCCGGCCTGTGGACCAACGCCTGCTGCAGTCACCCGCTTCCCGGCGAAACCACGCCGGCAGCTGCTCACCGCAGGCTGATGGAAGAAATGGGTTTCGACTGCCCGCTGGAGGAGATTTTTTCTTTTACTTACAGGACTTCTTTTGACAACGGCCTTATCGAGCATGAATTCGATCATGTACTGATAGGTACTCACAACGGTGCGATACACCCCGACAGCGCAGAAGTAAATGACTACAGGTATATGTCTGCCAATCAGATCCTGGAACGGATGGAGCAGGAACCGGCAAGCTTCACCAGCTGGTTCCATCTCGCATTACCGAGGGTGCTGCAACATCTGAAGATGTCTGTCACCACTGCAGGTATGTAG
- a CDS encoding terpene synthase family protein codes for MTTIQFPRIQYPFPSRLNSHVAAAQQHVEDWVHHHGLLSTDKARARFAKARFAWLAARAFPDAGLHELCIIADFNTWLFILDDQCDEAEAGKKSGFLRSVMTGFMDIFRHPDPRMPANNAPLPAALISIWERMKAISTPAWQERFIRSMEDYFNSCLWEAQNRENRIVPTVADYVRMRPYTGALLADVEAIDIIEKIYLPAETLQNALLKRMVQACNNIVCWSNDLFSFPKEHQAGDVHNLVLVLQHEHQCSLQEAVNEAARMHNEEVAIFVVLEKLLPLTGNEKDYELLRYVAVLRSWITGNFEWSTHDTGRYSAMMKEYVNS; via the coding sequence ATGACAACGATCCAGTTTCCCCGGATCCAGTATCCGTTTCCTTCCCGTTTGAATTCCCATGTGGCGGCTGCCCAGCAACACGTTGAAGACTGGGTGCATCATCATGGTTTACTGTCCACCGACAAGGCGAGGGCCCGCTTTGCCAAAGCCCGTTTCGCCTGGCTGGCAGCCCGCGCCTTCCCTGACGCAGGACTGCACGAACTCTGCATCATTGCCGACTTCAACACCTGGTTGTTTATCCTCGATGATCAGTGCGATGAGGCGGAAGCCGGTAAAAAATCAGGTTTCCTGCGCAGCGTCATGACAGGTTTTATGGACATCTTCCGCCATCCCGATCCCCGTATGCCGGCCAACAACGCGCCGCTGCCGGCTGCGCTCATCAGTATCTGGGAAAGGATGAAAGCCATCAGCACGCCGGCCTGGCAGGAACGCTTTATCCGCAGCATGGAAGATTATTTTAATTCCTGCCTCTGGGAAGCACAGAACCGGGAAAATCGTATAGTCCCCACCGTGGCAGACTACGTACGCATGCGCCCGTACACCGGCGCCCTCCTCGCCGACGTGGAGGCGATAGACATCATCGAGAAAATCTACCTGCCGGCGGAAACACTGCAAAATGCACTGCTCAAACGTATGGTACAGGCCTGCAACAACATCGTATGCTGGTCCAATGACCTGTTTTCTTTTCCCAAAGAACACCAGGCCGGCGACGTGCACAACCTCGTGCTGGTACTACAACACGAACATCAGTGCTCCCTCCAGGAAGCGGTCAATGAAGCCGCCCGGATGCATAACGAGGAGGTGGCCATTTTTGTAGTGCTGGAAAAACTGCTGCCGCTCACAGGCAACGAAAAAGATTATGAACTGCTGCGCTATGTGGCCGTACTGCGCTCCTGGATCACCGGCAACTTCGAATGGAGCACGCACGATACCGGACGCTATAGCGCCATGATGAAAGAATATGTCAACAGTTGA
- a CDS encoding acyltransferase, which produces MKVKLSILYAWLVRTATLLLPNIPLFMRFRGFLYSLMMKRCGRNFQVTSTAILNSLSGLVVGNDVYIAHNCVLIGLDIEIGDKVLVGPNCIISSANHTFQDDAYRFGKSEPRAAKIGSGSWIAGNCSVVGGGVLPPMSVLGAGSVLNKPFTETRGLYAGAPAGFIKKLQ; this is translated from the coding sequence ATGAAAGTTAAGCTGTCTATATTATACGCCTGGCTGGTGCGTACAGCCACTTTATTATTGCCGAATATACCCCTGTTTATGCGTTTCAGGGGGTTTTTATACTCCCTCATGATGAAACGTTGCGGCCGTAATTTCCAGGTAACTTCAACGGCTATCCTGAATTCCCTGTCGGGGCTGGTAGTGGGAAACGATGTCTATATAGCACACAACTGCGTGCTGATAGGGCTGGATATCGAAATTGGCGACAAGGTACTGGTAGGGCCTAATTGTATTATTTCTTCTGCTAACCATACTTTCCAGGACGATGCTTACCGGTTTGGTAAGTCAGAGCCCCGGGCCGCAAAAATAGGAAGCGGCTCCTGGATAGCCGGTAACTGTTCGGTGGTGGGCGGCGGTGTGCTGCCTCCCATGTCTGTATTGGGGGCGGGCTCTGTGCTCAATAAACCATTTACGGAAACACGGGGACTGTATGCAGGCGCGCCTGCTGGGTTTATAAAGAAATTACAATGA
- a CDS encoding glycosyltransferase family 4 protein, producing MRILYIHQYFTIPAAAGGTRSYDLSKRFTQAGHKVVVITSSSFLKSMREFPKGWTVMEHEGIELHVLHVEYSNKMSFSKRIAAFLKFLVFASLRTFKVNADVVLATSTPITVAIPAITARIFKRRPFIFEVRDVWPEVPVAMGIIKNKMVIRFLEGFEKYIYRKSAHIVALSDDMKASVQQRVNIADKKLSVITNISETERFSKYARSGGMLTGLLGYTPRKVVLYAGTLGMVNGLKYMTDLAIHSYKIDPSIKFIIFGDGMEKEKLMQYAREKGVLNENIYFFDPVPKSQLSQLYFEATVASSFVIPVPQLWANSANKFFDCLAAGRPVVINHRGWQAAVIEQENVGFVLNYDMKDIAGEAVRFCTYINDDPLLEQQRENAMLLAKKSYSLDIAAAHYLKILNDVVS from the coding sequence ATGAGGATTCTATATATACATCAGTATTTTACGATACCCGCCGCTGCAGGCGGCACCAGGTCGTACGACCTGTCGAAGCGTTTTACGCAGGCAGGCCATAAGGTGGTGGTAATTACCAGCAGTTCTTTTTTGAAAAGTATGCGCGAGTTTCCGAAAGGCTGGACGGTAATGGAACATGAAGGGATAGAGCTGCATGTGCTGCATGTGGAATACAGCAATAAAATGAGCTTTTCCAAACGGATAGCTGCCTTTTTGAAATTTCTTGTATTTGCTTCCCTGCGTACTTTCAAGGTCAACGCGGATGTGGTACTGGCTACATCTACTCCTATTACCGTGGCCATTCCTGCCATTACGGCCCGTATTTTTAAACGGAGGCCTTTTATTTTCGAGGTAAGGGATGTGTGGCCGGAAGTGCCGGTAGCGATGGGCATTATCAAAAATAAAATGGTGATACGTTTCCTGGAAGGGTTTGAAAAATATATCTACCGGAAATCAGCACATATAGTCGCTTTATCTGATGATATGAAAGCCTCGGTACAACAGCGCGTAAATATCGCCGATAAAAAGTTGTCCGTTATTACCAATATTTCAGAAACAGAACGTTTTTCAAAGTATGCCCGTTCAGGCGGAATGCTGACAGGGTTGCTGGGATATACCCCGCGTAAAGTGGTGCTGTATGCCGGTACACTGGGAATGGTGAACGGACTGAAATATATGACAGACCTTGCCATCCACAGTTACAAAATAGATCCCTCCATTAAGTTTATCATTTTCGGAGACGGGATGGAGAAAGAGAAGTTAATGCAGTATGCACGGGAGAAGGGAGTGTTAAATGAAAACATCTACTTCTTCGACCCGGTGCCTAAATCGCAGCTGTCACAGTTGTACTTTGAAGCAACGGTAGCTTCTTCTTTTGTGATACCGGTTCCCCAACTGTGGGCTAACTCGGCGAATAAGTTCTTTGATTGCCTGGCTGCCGGCCGTCCGGTGGTCATCAACCATCGCGGCTGGCAGGCTGCCGTAATAGAACAGGAAAACGTCGGCTTTGTACTGAATTACGATATGAAGGATATAGCCGGTGAGGCGGTACGTTTCTGTACATACATAAACGACGACCCGTTGCTGGAACAGCAGCGCGAAAATGCGATGCTGTTAGCAAAAAAATCCTATTCGCTGGACATTGCCGCTGCTCATTACCTGAAAATATTAAATGATGTTGTATCGTAA
- a CDS encoding T9SS type B sorting domain-containing protein, whose translation MNTPDIQPGIFDITVPPSDRNTYIGLHSGPLWPEAIAQEISLKGGRSYTVSMDLAFTAFYAYRACYGNMAIYAGNAPGDSAELLWRSGPFSHTDWKRYTAVFNPSKDYKYISFWADAAIPCDKSAYGSVVLIDNLSAFIREVPQVVISTVRTCKGVATGEATVKLVSSSVGNCTYKWEPGGQTGSHVEGLAAGRYEVTVTAPNGTSTKAQVMIEETDLKNEVVTRPSLCHGDNQNEITLNTTGGVPPYRYYFNGSQHPGYAGTFKELRPGNYTVIVKDDHGCEDKLSSIQVKEPEPLLVTGVDVKALSCSDTRDGRITLEVSGGVVPYAFSLQPGTWQDNNEWRQLDAGRYYFEIKDKNGCHTNGNTEVLKNDRPCAVYVPTAFSPNGDGRNDLFRAKVNDAVTAFRLTVYNRWGAVVFDSTNPEASWNGAREPNGSYVWVITYTDSKNQARKQTGPLMLIR comes from the coding sequence ATGAATACACCTGATATTCAGCCCGGAATTTTTGACATTACCGTACCGCCATCTGACAGAAACACCTACATCGGTTTGCACAGCGGGCCTTTGTGGCCGGAAGCCATTGCACAGGAAATATCCCTCAAAGGGGGCCGCAGTTATACGGTTTCCATGGACCTCGCCTTCACCGCTTTTTATGCCTACAGGGCCTGTTACGGAAATATGGCCATTTATGCAGGGAATGCTCCGGGCGATTCTGCCGAATTGCTCTGGCGCTCGGGCCCGTTTTCGCATACTGACTGGAAACGCTATACGGCTGTATTTAATCCGTCAAAGGATTACAAATACATCTCGTTCTGGGCCGATGCCGCTATTCCCTGTGATAAAAGCGCTTACGGGTCTGTTGTACTGATAGACAACCTGTCTGCCTTCATCAGGGAAGTCCCGCAGGTAGTTATTTCCACCGTCCGTACCTGTAAAGGCGTGGCTACGGGGGAAGCTACTGTAAAACTGGTGAGCAGCTCCGTGGGCAACTGTACCTACAAATGGGAGCCTGGCGGGCAAACCGGCAGCCATGTTGAAGGGCTTGCTGCCGGGCGCTACGAGGTCACTGTCACCGCTCCTAACGGCACCAGCACTAAAGCGCAGGTCATGATCGAGGAAACGGACCTGAAAAATGAAGTGGTTACCCGGCCATCCCTTTGCCATGGTGACAATCAGAACGAGATCACTTTAAACACCACCGGCGGAGTGCCTCCCTATCGCTATTATTTCAATGGTTCCCAGCATCCCGGTTATGCCGGCACATTTAAGGAACTGCGCCCGGGAAACTATACCGTGATCGTAAAAGATGACCATGGCTGCGAGGATAAGTTATCTTCCATACAGGTAAAAGAACCTGAACCGCTGTTGGTGACCGGAGTCGATGTAAAGGCACTGAGCTGCAGCGACACCAGGGATGGCCGCATCACCCTGGAAGTGTCAGGTGGCGTTGTGCCTTATGCATTCAGCCTGCAGCCAGGTACGTGGCAGGACAATAACGAATGGCGCCAGCTGGATGCAGGCCGCTACTATTTCGAAATAAAGGATAAGAACGGATGTCATACCAACGGGAATACGGAAGTGCTGAAAAACGACCGTCCCTGTGCGGTATATGTTCCAACCGCTTTCAGTCCGAATGGCGACGGGCGCAATGACCTTTTCCGTGCAAAAGTGAACGATGCCGTGACCGCATTCAGGCTGACCGTTTATAACCGGTGGGGAGCGGTTGTATTTGACAGCACCAACCCCGAAGCCAGCTGGAACGGAGCACGGGAGCCAAACGGATCTTATGTGTGGGTGATTACCTATACCGATAGTAAAAATCAGGCGCGGAAACAAACAGGGCCGCTGATGTTGATAAGATAA
- a CDS encoding tyrosine-protein phosphatase gives MFLFRNKTKENEQLTQLLSFMETDIHSHLLPGIDDGVPDTDTSVRFIEQLHHMGIRKIITTPHVMMDRYPNSVQTMAGPYREVSAALAAKGLSIPFHHAAEYYMDEQFEELMQRPLLTLTGKLLLVEISFMSAPPQMHRWIFELEAQGYLPLLAHPERYNYCHSDFDSYHRFKEWGCLFQVNLLSLTGYYGKHIQQAAEKLMDLDMIDYIGTDLHHEKHLHAITQISKNKKLRNVLEKYPFKNRSL, from the coding sequence ATGTTTTTATTCCGCAACAAAACCAAAGAAAACGAGCAGCTTACTCAGCTGCTGTCATTCATGGAAACGGATATTCACTCCCATCTGTTGCCCGGTATTGACGATGGCGTGCCGGATACCGATACTTCCGTCCGTTTTATAGAACAACTGCATCACATGGGCATCAGGAAAATCATTACCACTCCCCATGTGATGATGGACAGGTACCCCAACTCCGTACAAACGATGGCAGGCCCCTACCGCGAGGTATCTGCCGCACTGGCCGCCAAAGGGCTGTCGATCCCGTTTCATCATGCAGCGGAGTATTATATGGATGAACAGTTCGAAGAGCTGATGCAGCGGCCTTTACTGACACTGACAGGTAAACTTTTGCTGGTGGAAATATCGTTTATGTCTGCACCGCCCCAGATGCACCGTTGGATCTTTGAGCTGGAAGCACAAGGATACCTCCCGCTCCTGGCGCATCCGGAACGTTACAATTATTGTCACAGCGATTTCGACAGCTATCACCGGTTCAAAGAATGGGGCTGCCTTTTTCAGGTCAACCTGCTTTCCCTTACCGGCTACTACGGAAAACATATTCAGCAGGCGGCCGAAAAACTGATGGATCTTGACATGATTGATTATATTGGCACAGACCTGCATCATGAGAAGCATCTTCATGCCATCACCCAGATCAGCAAGAACAAAAAGCTACGGAACGTACTGGAGAAATACCCGTTTAAGAACCGTTCCCTATAG
- a CDS encoding DegT/DnrJ/EryC1/StrS family aminotransferase, with protein sequence MNEKIWLSSPHMGGQELEYVKEAFQSNWIAPLGPNVDGFENDLAKYTGSPFAAALSAGTAALHLALILLDVKSGDEVLCQSMTFSASANPIAYQGATPVFVDSEKDTWNIDPVLLEEAIKDRIAKGKKPKAIIPVHLYGMPAKMAEILAVAAKYEIPVVEDAAEALGSLYQGKACGTLGELGILSFNGNKIITTSGGGALIGSNGDQIKKARFLATQARDNAPHYEHTHIGFNYRMSNICAGIGRGQMQVLDDRVEKRRRNFDYYVKELAGVPGISFLQEPEGSVSNRWLSTILVNPKESGGVSRETIRLALEKENIESRPLWKPMHMQPVFSGAPAYVNGVSEKLFEDGLCLPSGSNLTIQQLESIVANIKKLWD encoded by the coding sequence ATGAACGAAAAGATATGGTTGTCATCCCCTCATATGGGTGGACAGGAATTGGAATATGTGAAAGAAGCCTTCCAAAGTAACTGGATCGCTCCCTTAGGCCCGAATGTTGATGGATTTGAGAATGATCTGGCAAAGTATACCGGTTCTCCGTTTGCAGCAGCGCTGTCAGCAGGCACAGCTGCATTGCACCTGGCGTTGATTTTGCTGGATGTTAAAAGCGGGGATGAGGTGCTGTGCCAGAGCATGACATTCTCTGCTTCTGCCAACCCGATTGCTTACCAGGGTGCTACCCCGGTTTTTGTGGATAGTGAAAAAGATACCTGGAATATAGATCCGGTGTTACTGGAAGAAGCTATTAAAGACCGCATCGCTAAAGGAAAGAAGCCAAAGGCGATTATCCCGGTGCATCTGTACGGTATGCCCGCGAAGATGGCAGAAATATTGGCCGTTGCCGCAAAATATGAGATCCCGGTAGTGGAAGACGCTGCCGAGGCGCTGGGGTCCCTTTATCAGGGAAAAGCCTGCGGAACACTGGGGGAACTGGGCATCCTCAGTTTTAACGGTAACAAGATTATTACCACCAGTGGCGGCGGCGCACTGATCGGCAGCAACGGAGACCAGATAAAAAAGGCCAGGTTCCTGGCCACACAGGCAAGAGACAATGCACCGCACTATGAACATACGCATATCGGCTTCAACTACCGGATGAGCAATATTTGCGCAGGTATAGGACGGGGGCAGATGCAGGTACTCGATGACCGCGTGGAAAAACGCCGCCGGAATTTTGACTATTATGTAAAAGAACTGGCAGGCGTGCCGGGTATCAGTTTCCTGCAGGAGCCGGAAGGCAGTGTCAGCAACCGCTGGCTCTCCACCATCCTGGTCAATCCAAAGGAGAGCGGCGGGGTAAGCCGTGAAACGATCAGGCTGGCGCTGGAAAAAGAGAATATTGAATCAAGGCCGCTGTGGAAGCCTATGCACATGCAACCTGTTTTCTCCGGTGCTCCTGCATATGTGAATGGGGTTTCCGAAAAACTTTTTGAGGACGGGCTTTGCCTCCCCAGCGGCTCTAACCTGACAATACAGCAACTGGAAAGTATTGTTGCAAATATTAAAAAGCTATGGGACTGA
- a CDS encoding TMEM175 family protein encodes MSMSVIKEAKTPHREFELDRAVLFSDAVFAIAITLLIIEIKLPHMPEHLPAGGYRQVLHPFLMEFFTFAMSFMFIGTFWKWHLHLCRFLQHYDDGLIHRNLFFLFFIVTFPFSTASMMHMSSHFMLPLYIYLFNLAGCLAGLFWISYYIFQRKPGLAVAGLHTEKELLYQRLKYSFLTMTFGFTAIALAYFIYPDNPTIQNISFCLIPLLIFFNHFRLKIKKRNTLRLVHIGDKSS; translated from the coding sequence ATGTCTATGTCAGTTATCAAGGAAGCTAAAACCCCTCACCGTGAATTTGAGCTGGACAGGGCCGTGTTGTTCAGCGATGCTGTGTTTGCCATTGCCATTACCCTGTTAATCATCGAAATCAAGTTGCCGCATATGCCGGAACATTTGCCGGCAGGCGGTTACCGGCAGGTACTGCATCCGTTCCTGATGGAGTTTTTCACCTTCGCGATGAGTTTTATGTTTATCGGCACCTTCTGGAAATGGCACCTGCATTTGTGCCGTTTTTTACAGCACTATGACGACGGGTTGATTCACCGCAATCTTTTTTTCCTGTTTTTTATTGTCACTTTTCCTTTTTCCACGGCGTCGATGATGCATATGAGCAGTCATTTCATGCTGCCTTTGTATATCTATTTATTTAACCTTGCCGGTTGCCTGGCGGGGCTGTTCTGGATCAGCTATTATATTTTCCAGCGCAAACCCGGGCTGGCCGTGGCGGGCCTTCATACAGAAAAAGAGCTGTTGTACCAGCGGTTGAAATACAGTTTCCTGACGATGACTTTCGGATTTACTGCGATTGCCCTCGCTTATTTTATATATCCTGACAATCCGACTATCCAGAATATCAGTTTTTGCCTGATCCCCCTGTTGATTTTCTTCAATCATTTCCGGTTGAAGATAAAAAAGCGGAACACCCTGCGCCTGGTACACATAGGCGATAAATCGAGCTAA
- a CDS encoding sugar transferase: protein MMLYRKLLKPLIDFLLALSAFIILLPVFFTVTLILWISNGGTPFFTQLRPGLNGRIFRLIKFKTMNDKKAADGTLLPDEQRMTKIGGLIRKTSLDEIPQLLNVIKGDMSLVGPRPLLVEYLHLYNQEQRRRHEVKPGITGWAQVNGRNAISWEKKFEYDVWYADRLSLLLDIKIMWMTVAKVFKSEGISQTGHVTAERFTGTGDQRLRTAE from the coding sequence ATGATGTTGTATCGTAAACTGTTAAAGCCACTGATCGATTTTTTGCTGGCCTTGTCAGCCTTTATCATATTGTTGCCCGTTTTTTTTACGGTAACGCTTATACTCTGGATTTCAAACGGAGGGACGCCCTTTTTTACCCAGCTTCGGCCGGGACTGAACGGGCGCATTTTCCGGCTGATCAAGTTTAAGACGATGAACGATAAAAAAGCGGCGGACGGGACCCTGCTGCCGGATGAACAACGGATGACAAAAATCGGGGGATTGATAAGAAAAACTTCGCTCGATGAAATTCCTCAGTTGCTGAATGTTATAAAGGGAGATATGAGCCTGGTAGGACCAAGGCCGTTGCTGGTAGAATACCTGCACCTGTATAACCAGGAACAGCGGAGAAGGCATGAGGTGAAACCCGGCATCACCGGGTGGGCTCAGGTGAATGGCCGTAATGCGATCAGCTGGGAAAAGAAATTTGAATACGATGTCTGGTATGCAGACCGCCTCTCCCTGCTGTTGGATATAAAGATCATGTGGATGACCGTCGCTAAGGTATTCAAATCGGAAGGCATCAGTCAGACCGGGCACGTTACGGCAGAGCGGTTTACCGGAACGGGCGACCAGCGCCTCCGTACTGCTGAATAA
- a CDS encoding right-handed parallel beta-helix repeat-containing protein, whose amino-acid sequence MGLKINTALPRKKWGKCALAALMLLSGVGCLSSGAQFLPFKYNDGIAAKYVNKQDAAFRSKAATLAAGAFDLTGVLPAGYVKDGTVDYTSYLQTGMDQHKTVVFPDFPVLINDKGLTVGSGATIIFKQGSRLLLQPTSKDTYEMLRVHNVQNVNIYCPVLEGDRKGHQGNTGQWGMGIAIRASKNVNVYAPQVSNCWGDGIYIGGLKGVTSSGISIYNAWLNYNRRNGMSVSSVDGLKLVRPVISNTYGQAPMCGIDIEPNNNTDVVNNVMMDSPVTLNNAKHGINISLFRLIGPSPKDVNVTIRNHQDDGSAVAFAMGGLKPHYDVPPMAGTIEIIDPVWKNNQERAFRSYKPNGYAPTVKFTKVSVLKTDRNGRDKPDAEKFMLMKKTIASESKMSIQD is encoded by the coding sequence ATGGGACTGAAAATCAATACCGCCCTTCCCCGTAAAAAATGGGGGAAATGCGCACTGGCAGCACTGATGCTGTTGTCAGGCGTGGGGTGTCTTTCATCCGGTGCGCAATTTCTGCCTTTTAAATATAACGACGGCATAGCCGCCAAATATGTAAATAAACAGGATGCAGCTTTCAGAAGCAAGGCTGCAACGTTGGCAGCAGGCGCATTTGATCTCACCGGCGTGTTGCCGGCAGGGTATGTAAAAGACGGCACCGTAGATTACACCAGTTATCTGCAAACAGGAATGGACCAGCATAAAACGGTGGTATTCCCTGATTTTCCCGTGTTGATCAACGATAAGGGACTGACCGTCGGGAGTGGCGCCACTATCATTTTTAAACAGGGTTCCAGGTTATTGTTACAGCCCACTTCAAAGGACACCTATGAAATGTTAAGGGTGCATAATGTGCAAAACGTAAACATCTACTGTCCGGTGCTGGAAGGCGATCGTAAAGGCCACCAGGGAAATACAGGGCAATGGGGAATGGGTATTGCCATCAGGGCTTCAAAAAATGTGAACGTCTATGCGCCGCAGGTCTCCAACTGCTGGGGAGACGGTATTTACATCGGTGGCCTCAAAGGCGTTACCAGCTCCGGTATCAGTATTTACAACGCCTGGCTCAATTATAACAGGCGTAACGGGATGTCCGTTTCTTCAGTGGACGGACTGAAGCTGGTAAGGCCCGTTATCTCCAATACCTATGGCCAGGCGCCGATGTGCGGTATTGATATTGAGCCTAACAACAACACTGATGTGGTCAATAATGTAATGATGGATAGCCCCGTAACCCTGAATAATGCAAAGCATGGTATCAATATCTCATTGTTCAGGCTCATCGGCCCCAGTCCTAAAGACGTGAACGTAACAATCCGCAATCACCAGGACGACGGCTCCGCTGTTGCCTTTGCGATGGGCGGGTTAAAACCGCATTACGACGTGCCGCCTATGGCGGGCACGATAGAGATCATCGATCCGGTATGGAAGAACAACCAGGAGAGAGCTTTCCGAAGCTACAAACCCAACGGGTATGCACCAACGGTGAAGTTTACCAAGGTCTCTGTCTTGAAAACCGACAGGAACGGCCGGGACAAACCGGATGCGGAAAAATTTATGCTGATGAAAAAAACGATCGCCAGCGAAAGTAAAATGAGCATACAAGACTAA
- a CDS encoding GAF domain-containing protein translates to MAEDLQIIQGDKAAQYQSLIPQIKGLLEGEPDLVANLANVAAALKEQFGWFWVGFYLVKGEELVLGPFQGPVACTRIRKGRGVCGTSWAQAATLIVPDVEAFPGHIACSSLSRSEIVVPLMKAGEVAGVLDVDSDQLSGFDETDRQFLEEIVALIMI, encoded by the coding sequence ATGGCAGAAGACTTACAGATCATTCAGGGAGATAAAGCCGCACAATACCAGTCGCTCATTCCGCAGATAAAAGGACTATTGGAAGGAGAGCCGGACCTGGTGGCCAACCTGGCCAATGTGGCGGCAGCATTGAAAGAACAATTCGGCTGGTTTTGGGTAGGATTTTACCTGGTGAAAGGCGAAGAACTGGTGCTCGGTCCTTTTCAGGGTCCGGTAGCCTGCACCCGTATCCGCAAAGGACGCGGTGTTTGCGGTACCAGCTGGGCGCAGGCGGCCACGCTTATTGTACCCGACGTGGAAGCTTTCCCGGGACATATCGCCTGCAGCAGCCTTTCCAGGTCTGAAATTGTAGTTCCTTTAATGAAAGCAGGAGAAGTAGCAGGCGTGCTGGATGTAGACAGCGACCAACTTTCCGGCTTTGATGAAACAGACCGGCAATTTCTGGAAGAAATTGTGGCATTGATTATGATATAA